Proteins from a genomic interval of Pseudoruegeria sp. SHC-113:
- the gndA gene encoding NADP-dependent phosphogluconate dehydrogenase, translated as MSTSEIGLIGLGTMGAMLAMNIAEKGFAISVFNRTAAKTDEFMETAAKEPGDLASRLTPTKTLEALVASIAKPRAIILMVPAGAAVDEQIAALRPLLDADDLIIDAGNANFHDTNRRAAEAEAAGVPYLGIGVSGGEEGARHGPSIMGGGPKACWDRVSHILEAISAKYDGQPCATWMGDGGAGHFVKTVHNGIEYADMQLIAEGYGVMRDGLGMAAADCGAVFERWNEGTLQSYLVEISGKVSQAMDPATGKPVLDIILDRAGQKGTGRWTVIESQQVGAPVPVIEAAVAARNMSAAVDTRKAGQDLFGAAPQALAEGTLNIEDLEAALIAGKIMCYAQGFALLDTAGATYGWRLPMPAIAEVWREGCIIRSSMLNDMASALSEDPARNLMFAPYFADFMKKTHGSLRKVVGVAVAHGIPVPAMSAALGYFDTMRTARGTANMVQAQRDFFGAHSFERLDAEGAHHGPWGSHAG; from the coding sequence ATGAGCACTTCCGAGATCGGCCTGATCGGCCTTGGCACCATGGGCGCGATGCTGGCGATGAACATCGCCGAGAAAGGCTTCGCCATTTCCGTTTTCAACCGCACCGCGGCCAAGACGGATGAGTTCATGGAGACCGCCGCCAAAGAGCCCGGCGATCTGGCCAGCCGCCTAACGCCGACGAAAACGCTGGAAGCTCTGGTGGCCTCCATCGCCAAGCCGCGCGCGATCATCCTGATGGTGCCCGCCGGGGCCGCCGTGGACGAGCAGATTGCCGCCCTGCGCCCGTTGCTGGATGCTGATGACCTGATCATCGACGCCGGCAACGCCAATTTCCACGACACCAACCGCCGCGCCGCTGAAGCCGAGGCCGCTGGCGTGCCCTACCTCGGGATCGGCGTCTCTGGTGGCGAGGAAGGCGCGCGGCACGGGCCCTCGATCATGGGTGGCGGGCCGAAGGCCTGCTGGGATCGCGTGAGCCACATCCTTGAGGCCATCTCGGCCAAATACGACGGCCAGCCCTGCGCCACATGGATGGGCGACGGCGGTGCGGGCCATTTCGTGAAAACCGTGCACAACGGCATCGAATACGCCGACATGCAGCTTATCGCGGAAGGCTACGGCGTGATGCGCGACGGGCTGGGCATGGCGGCTGCGGACTGCGGCGCAGTGTTTGAGCGCTGGAACGAGGGCACGCTGCAGAGCTACCTCGTTGAGATCTCCGGCAAGGTGAGCCAGGCCATGGATCCGGCCACCGGCAAACCGGTGCTCGACATCATCCTCGATCGCGCGGGCCAGAAGGGCACCGGGCGCTGGACGGTGATCGAAAGCCAGCAGGTCGGCGCGCCGGTGCCGGTGATCGAGGCCGCCGTGGCGGCGCGCAACATGTCGGCTGCCGTGGACACGCGCAAGGCGGGGCAGGATCTGTTCGGCGCCGCGCCGCAGGCGCTGGCGGAGGGCACGCTCAACATCGAGGATCTGGAAGCGGCGCTGATCGCGGGCAAGATCATGTGCTACGCGCAGGGCTTCGCGCTTCTGGACACCGCAGGTGCGACCTATGGCTGGCGTCTGCCGATGCCTGCCATCGCGGAAGTTTGGCGTGAGGGTTGCATCATCCGCTCCTCCATGCTGAATGACATGGCCTCGGCTTTGAGCGAAGATCCCGCGCGCAACCTGATGTTTGCGCCCTACTTCGCTGATTTCATGAAGAAAACCCATGGCTCCCTGCGCAAGGTCGTGGGCGTGGCCGTGGCCCATGGCATTCCTGTGCCGGCAATGAGCGCCGCGCTTGGCTATTTCGACACGATGCGCACCGCGCGCGGCACCGCCAATATGGTGCAGGCCCAGCGCGATTTCTTCGGCGCGCACAGCTTTGAGCGGCTCGACGCAGAGGGGGCGCACCACGGGCCGTGGGGCAGCCACGCGGGCTAA
- a CDS encoding YeeE/YedE family protein — protein sequence MPIDWIYGLIGGALIGVAGALFLLLNGRIMGASGILGSLADGSAGRQTGENIAFIAGLIAVPGLLALLFGPIETNITSKLWVLIAAGLLVGVGTRLANGCTSGHGVCGISRLSLRGIVATVFYILAGGVTVVLFKHILGVI from the coding sequence ATGCCCATCGACTGGATCTACGGGCTGATCGGCGGCGCGCTGATCGGCGTCGCGGGCGCCCTCTTCCTGCTCCTGAACGGGCGGATCATGGGCGCAAGCGGCATTCTTGGCAGCCTTGCAGACGGCAGCGCCGGGCGGCAGACCGGCGAGAACATCGCCTTCATCGCCGGGCTTATCGCGGTGCCGGGCCTGCTGGCCCTGCTGTTTGGCCCCATCGAAACCAACATCACCAGCAAGCTCTGGGTGCTGATCGCCGCCGGGCTCTTGGTGGGCGTCGGGACGCGGCTGGCCAATGGCTGCACCTCCGGCCATGGCGTCTGCGGCATCTCGCGGCTCAGCCTGCGCGGCATCGTGGCGACGGTTTTCTACATCCTCGCCGGCGGCGTCACCGTCGTTCTGTTCAAACACATTCTGGGGGTGATCTGA
- a CDS encoding DUF2312 domain-containing protein, translating to MDIEESQVDATYRVTADELRQFIERYERLEAEKKDIADQQKEVMAEAKGRGYDTKVMRKIIALRKREAHDIAEEEAVLEMYKEALGMS from the coding sequence ATGGACATCGAAGAAAGCCAGGTGGATGCAACCTACCGCGTGACAGCCGACGAGCTGCGCCAGTTCATCGAGCGCTACGAGCGCCTCGAAGCGGAAAAGAAAGACATCGCCGATCAGCAGAAAGAGGTGATGGCCGAGGCCAAGGGCCGGGGCTATGACACCAAGGTGATGCGCAAGATCATCGCGCTGCGCAAACGCGAAGCCCATGACATCGCCGAGGAAGAAGCGGTGCTGGAGATGTACAAGGAAGCGCTCGGCATGAGCTGA
- a CDS encoding enoyl-CoA hydratase/isomerase family protein produces MSSGVVTQHEGDLAILTPPVRLQSRFCAPTLSDLAQAIEAAERNTAVHAILIELGQGRGGTLADLLETDPKVAADLGQLCDRVEACGKPVIARLSGRVRAGTAALALACHYRLVTKEAQLDFPAARLGLVPAGGVTQRLPRIAGAEVALSLLQTGAAMGAAEMEAAGLSDGLLPDVTRDAALAGVRALGDIAPRPARARREGLADGAAFQAALARGRASADSQRRPSALAIADCVESAQLLPFEAGCARELTALQDAADTDAARALRHALQAERRATLLPEAFKPSEGAQPAPTRIRRVVMAAGGRDVPALAFAFLIAGVEVVLFEERQAPLEASLTETGALLESLLKAGAIDAETRSLCLHNLNVSLGVGDLGMAGLAYVPEGYGADEAAALVSDLHKALGAGAVLSVAEPARLEALAAALPEGTPLCALGFAQPLETGQMVEITPGAGCAPERLQAVVGLVARLARLPVFVDGRAQELVAALHRALTDATGDLIAKGCEPEAVVAALRGWGLTPAGYALLLAQAPRGAGEALPEAEIVALVLAALANAGARLVEAGVVESAAHVDAAALHAFAFPRWKGGPMFQADLTGLLTVRKHLLKRAEVSDAPVWQVAPLLERCIRNGEALARAERGE; encoded by the coding sequence ATGTCAAGCGGTGTTGTCACCCAACATGAGGGCGATCTTGCCATTCTCACGCCACCGGTGCGGCTGCAGAGCCGCTTCTGCGCGCCGACGCTCAGCGATTTGGCGCAGGCCATCGAGGCAGCGGAGCGCAACACGGCTGTTCATGCCATCCTGATCGAACTGGGGCAGGGGCGCGGCGGCACGCTGGCCGATCTGCTGGAAACCGATCCCAAGGTGGCGGCCGATTTGGGCCAGCTCTGTGACCGCGTGGAGGCCTGCGGCAAACCGGTGATCGCGCGGCTGTCGGGCCGGGTGCGCGCGGGCACGGCGGCGCTGGCGCTGGCGTGTCATTACCGGCTGGTCACGAAGGAGGCGCAGCTTGACTTCCCCGCGGCCCGGCTGGGGCTGGTGCCCGCCGGTGGGGTGACCCAGCGCTTGCCGCGGATCGCGGGCGCGGAGGTGGCGCTCTCCCTTCTGCAGACAGGCGCGGCCATGGGAGCGGCCGAGATGGAGGCCGCGGGCCTTTCTGATGGGCTCCTGCCCGATGTCACCCGCGATGCGGCGCTGGCAGGTGTCAGGGCGCTGGGCGATATAGCCCCGCGCCCCGCGCGCGCGCGCAGGGAGGGGCTTGCCGATGGGGCCGCGTTTCAGGCGGCTCTGGCCCGGGGGCGGGCGTCTGCGGATTCGCAGCGCCGCCCTTCGGCCCTCGCCATTGCCGATTGCGTGGAAAGCGCGCAACTGCTGCCCTTTGAGGCGGGCTGCGCGCGCGAGTTGACCGCGTTGCAGGACGCAGCCGACACCGACGCCGCCCGCGCCCTGCGCCATGCGTTGCAGGCCGAGCGCCGGGCCACGTTGCTGCCGGAGGCCTTCAAGCCCAGCGAAGGCGCGCAGCCCGCGCCCACGCGCATCCGCCGCGTGGTCATGGCCGCCGGTGGCCGCGATGTGCCAGCATTGGCTTTTGCTTTCCTCATTGCCGGGGTGGAGGTTGTTCTATTCGAAGAGCGACAGGCGCCGCTGGAGGCCTCGCTGACAGAGACGGGCGCTTTGCTGGAGAGCCTGCTGAAGGCCGGGGCGATCGATGCGGAAACCCGCAGCCTGTGCCTGCACAATCTGAATGTGTCCCTCGGCGTGGGCGATCTGGGCATGGCGGGGCTGGCCTATGTGCCGGAAGGCTACGGGGCGGATGAAGCCGCTGCGCTGGTGTCGGATTTGCACAAGGCGTTGGGTGCGGGCGCGGTGCTGTCGGTGGCCGAACCGGCGCGGCTTGAGGCCCTTGCGGCGGCGCTGCCGGAGGGCACGCCGCTCTGTGCGCTCGGGTTCGCACAGCCGCTGGAAACCGGCCAGATGGTGGAGATCACGCCGGGCGCGGGCTGTGCGCCGGAGCGGCTGCAGGCGGTTGTAGGCCTCGTGGCGCGGCTGGCGCGGTTGCCGGTGTTCGTGGATGGCCGCGCGCAGGAGCTGGTGGCGGCGTTGCACCGGGCCCTGACGGATGCGACGGGCGATCTGATCGCGAAGGGCTGCGAGCCCGAAGCCGTGGTGGCCGCCCTGCGCGGCTGGGGGCTGACGCCTGCGGGCTATGCTTTGCTGCTGGCGCAGGCGCCGCGAGGCGCAGGCGAAGCTTTGCCGGAGGCGGAGATCGTGGCACTGGTGCTCGCTGCACTGGCCAATGCCGGCGCGCGGCTTGTGGAGGCGGGCGTCGTGGAGAGCGCCGCCCATGTGGACGCCGCCGCGCTACACGCCTTCGCCTTCCCGCGCTGGAAAGGCGGGCCGATGTTTCAGGCCGATCTCACCGGATTGCTGACGGTGCGCAAACACCTGTTGAAACGCGCCGAAGTGAGCGATGCGCCGGTCTGGCAGGTAGCACCTTTGCTGGAGCGTTGCATCCGCAACGGCGAGGCGCTCGCGCGGGCAGAGCGGGGGGAGTGA
- a CDS encoding TraR/DksA family transcriptional regulator, producing the protein MINTEERRAQLLKRKAELTERLQAIETELDSHQSRDWEELATEREGDEVLEGMGSSGQAELRQLEIALKRLDEGDYGYCVQCGEEIAAQRLDLLPTTPLCAPCAAKTA; encoded by the coding sequence ATGATCAACACCGAAGAGCGCCGCGCGCAGCTGCTGAAGCGCAAAGCAGAGCTGACGGAGCGGCTTCAGGCCATCGAAACCGAGCTGGATTCGCACCAGAGCCGCGATTGGGAGGAACTTGCCACCGAGCGCGAGGGCGATGAGGTGCTGGAGGGCATGGGCAGCAGCGGTCAGGCCGAGTTGCGGCAATTGGAGATTGCCCTGAAGCGCCTTGATGAGGGAGACTACGGCTATTGCGTGCAATGCGGCGAGGAGATCGCGGCCCAAAGGCTCGATCTTCTGCCCACCACGCCGCTCTGCGCGCCCTGCGCCGCGAAGACAGCCTGA
- a CDS encoding YeeE/YedE family protein, with translation MRKLVSFAAGAVFGTGLLISGMVDTAKVQGWLDVFGNWDPTLAFVMGGAIIPMALAWFFTQGRKPAFGEAFPAPPEPKLGRNLVIGSTLFGMGWGLAGLCPGPAMASLSFNGLSGVVFLVAMAAGMWATPPLKRTLEASAQA, from the coding sequence ATGCGCAAGCTTGTCTCCTTCGCCGCCGGAGCCGTCTTTGGCACCGGCCTGCTGATCTCGGGCATGGTGGACACCGCCAAGGTGCAGGGCTGGCTCGACGTTTTCGGCAACTGGGATCCCACGCTCGCCTTCGTCATGGGCGGTGCAATCATCCCGATGGCCTTGGCCTGGTTCTTCACGCAGGGGCGCAAACCGGCCTTTGGCGAGGCCTTCCCGGCGCCGCCAGAGCCCAAGCTCGGGCGCAACCTCGTGATCGGCTCCACGCTCTTTGGCATGGGCTGGGGGCTTGCCGGGCTCTGCCCCGGTCCGGCCATGGCCTCGCTCAGCTTCAACGGGCTTTCCGGCGTTGTTTTCCTCGTCGCGATGGCGGCCGGAATGTGGGCCACGCCGCCCCTTAAAAGGACACTGGAAGCAAGCGCACAAGCGTGA
- a CDS encoding ATP-binding protein: MSFNLLVGVCLAYVAALFLVAFYAERRAQAGKIGWLRSPIVYTLSLSIYCTAWTFYGAVGYAARSGLEFLVIYLGPTLVMVGWWWVVRKLVRIGKTQRITSIADLISSRYGKSNLLGVIVTLLAVVGTTPYIALQLQSVTLSFAVFAGDWQASGGQASAWQPADLNATALWIAAGLALFTVLFGTRNLDANERHHGVVSAIAVEAVVKLVALVGVGIFVVWGVASGPSDILARIDASPIADWQPDASRWVSLTFLSAVAFLCLPRMFQVMVVENADERHVATASWAFPLYLFLMSLFVVPIAVVGLGMLPEGANPDLFVLTIPLATDQDGLAMLSFLGGFSSATSMVIVAAIALSTMVSNHIVMPLWLSFSHKGASVSGDVRQVVLIARRCSIAAVLLLGYAYYRISGGGAALAAIGLISFAGVAQVLPAMIGGIFWRGATRIGAAAGLLTGFAVWSYTLFLPSFGGSFLLSETVLAEGLLGLTWLRPQALFGIEGLDPVVHAVMWSMVLNTLAFCLGSLFSFPGPLERLQGAQFVNVYEYGSSARGWRGGLAEAEDLLVMAQRILGGDQAQALFQRAAKGQGKGGYLPDPSPDFLEMLERELSGSVGAATAHAMIAQIVGGASVSVEDLMAVADEAAQIMEYSNRLEAQSAELGRTARQLQEANEKLTELSIQKDAFLSQISHELRTPMTSIRAFSEILRDGGSVPEEEVHKFSSIIHDEAVRLTRLLDDLLDLSVLENGQVILNEQAGNLNDLLDHAIAATHSARKERPMRIFRDEHAEDLLIYTDTDRLSQVFINLISNAQKYCDAPEPELHIHVRRRGPRVDIVFADNGTGIPEKSQTLIFEKFSRLSDQAAAGGAGLGLAICREIMANLGGEIIYLPGQGGAAFRVTLPLARPKAAAAQ, encoded by the coding sequence ATGTCCTTCAACCTGCTCGTCGGGGTCTGCCTTGCCTATGTGGCGGCGCTTTTTCTGGTGGCCTTCTATGCCGAACGCCGCGCGCAGGCGGGCAAGATCGGCTGGCTGCGCTCGCCCATCGTCTACACGCTGTCGCTGTCGATCTATTGCACCGCCTGGACCTTCTACGGCGCCGTGGGCTACGCGGCGCGCTCAGGGCTTGAGTTCCTGGTGATCTACCTCGGGCCGACGCTGGTGATGGTCGGCTGGTGGTGGGTGGTGCGCAAGCTGGTGCGCATCGGCAAAACCCAGCGGATCACCTCCATCGCCGACCTGATCTCCTCGCGCTATGGCAAATCCAACCTGCTGGGCGTGATCGTGACATTGCTCGCCGTTGTCGGCACCACGCCCTATATCGCGCTGCAACTGCAGTCGGTGACGCTCTCCTTCGCCGTCTTCGCAGGGGATTGGCAGGCCTCGGGCGGGCAGGCCTCGGCCTGGCAGCCGGCGGATCTGAACGCCACCGCGCTCTGGATCGCGGCGGGGCTGGCGCTGTTCACCGTGCTGTTCGGCACCCGCAACCTTGATGCCAACGAACGCCACCACGGGGTGGTCTCGGCCATCGCCGTGGAGGCGGTGGTGAAGCTCGTCGCCCTCGTGGGCGTCGGGATCTTCGTCGTCTGGGGCGTGGCGAGCGGCCCCTCCGACATCCTCGCCCGCATCGACGCCTCCCCCATCGCCGACTGGCAGCCCGACGCCAGCCGCTGGGTCTCGCTCACCTTCCTGTCGGCGGTGGCCTTCCTGTGCCTGCCGCGCATGTTTCAGGTGATGGTGGTGGAAAATGCCGACGAGCGCCACGTGGCCACGGCCAGCTGGGCTTTCCCGCTCTACCTCTTCCTGATGTCGCTCTTCGTGGTGCCAATCGCCGTTGTCGGCCTTGGCATGCTGCCCGAAGGCGCGAACCCCGACCTCTTCGTGCTGACGATCCCGCTGGCCACCGATCAGGACGGGCTGGCGATGCTCTCCTTCCTTGGCGGTTTCTCGTCGGCCACTTCCATGGTGATCGTGGCGGCCATCGCGCTTTCGACGATGGTCTCCAACCACATCGTCATGCCGCTGTGGCTGTCCTTCTCGCATAAGGGCGCGAGCGTTTCGGGCGATGTGCGGCAGGTGGTGCTGATTGCGCGGCGTTGCTCCATCGCAGCGGTGCTGCTGCTGGGCTATGCCTATTACCGCATCTCCGGCGGCGGCGCGGCGCTGGCGGCCATCGGCCTGATCTCCTTTGCCGGGGTGGCACAGGTGCTGCCTGCGATGATCGGCGGCATCTTCTGGCGCGGGGCCACGCGGATCGGCGCGGCGGCGGGGCTGCTCACGGGCTTTGCCGTCTGGAGCTACACGCTGTTCCTGCCCTCCTTCGGGGGCAGCTTCCTGCTGAGCGAAACCGTGCTGGCGGAAGGCCTGCTGGGCCTCACATGGCTGCGCCCGCAGGCGCTTTTCGGGATCGAGGGGCTGGATCCGGTGGTCCATGCGGTGATGTGGAGCATGGTGCTCAACACGCTGGCCTTTTGCCTCGGTTCGCTCTTCAGCTTCCCCGGCCCGCTGGAGCGGCTGCAGGGCGCGCAATTCGTCAACGTCTATGAATACGGAAGCTCCGCACGCGGCTGGCGCGGCGGCCTCGCGGAGGCGGAGGATCTGCTCGTCATGGCCCAGCGCATCCTTGGCGGCGATCAGGCGCAGGCCCTGTTCCAGCGCGCCGCGAAAGGGCAGGGCAAGGGGGGCTACCTGCCCGATCCCTCGCCGGATTTCCTCGAGATGCTGGAACGCGAGCTTTCGGGCTCCGTAGGCGCGGCCACAGCGCACGCGATGATCGCGCAGATCGTGGGCGGGGCGAGCGTCTCGGTGGAGGATCTCATGGCGGTGGCCGACGAGGCGGCGCAGATCATGGAGTATTCCAACCGTCTGGAGGCGCAATCGGCCGAACTGGGCCGCACCGCGCGCCAGCTGCAGGAGGCCAACGAAAAGCTCACCGAGCTTTCGATCCAGAAGGACGCCTTCCTGAGCCAGATCAGCCACGAGTTGCGAACGCCGATGACCTCGATCCGGGCTTTCTCCGAGATCCTGCGCGACGGCGGCTCCGTGCCGGAAGAGGAAGTGCACAAGTTCTCCAGTATCATCCACGATGAGGCTGTGCGTCTGACCCGTCTTCTGGATGATCTGCTGGATCTGAGCGTGCTGGAAAACGGGCAGGTGATCCTGAACGAGCAGGCCGGGAACCTGAACGATCTGCTGGATCACGCCATCGCTGCCACGCATTCGGCCCGCAAGGAGCGCCCGATGCGGATCTTCCGCGACGAGCATGCCGAGGATCTGCTGATCTACACCGACACCGACCGCCTGAGTCAGGTCTTCATCAACCTCATCTCCAACGCACAGAAATACTGCGACGCGCCGGAGCCCGAGTTGCACATCCATGTGCGCCGGCGGGGGCCGCGGGTCGATATCGTCTTTGCCGACAATGGCACGGGCATTCCTGAAAAGAGCCAGACGCTGATCTTTGAGAAGTTCTCGCGCCTGTCAGATCAGGCGGCGGCAGGTGGCGCGGGGCTTGGGCTGGCGATCTGCCGGGAGATCATGGCCAATCTGGGCGGGGAGATCATCTACCTGCCGGGGCAGGGTGGCGCGGCCTTCCGCGTAACGCTGCCCTTGGCGCGGCCGAAAGCGGCGGCGGCGCAGTAG
- a CDS encoding TIGR01244 family sulfur transferase, with amino-acid sequence MDIRDISPSYSVTPQIEPADLPAIKAAGFTTVICNRPDAEVPAELQAEALRIATEAAGLRFVLNPLSHGNLTMEIIETQGRALAESDGKVLGYCASGNRCTVLWSFAMAGKLPTDEIIAAGTRAGYQTEGLRPQIEQLAAQG; translated from the coding sequence ATGGATATTCGTGACATCAGCCCGAGCTACTCGGTCACCCCGCAAATCGAGCCTGCTGATCTGCCCGCCATAAAGGCGGCCGGCTTCACCACGGTCATCTGCAACCGCCCCGACGCCGAGGTGCCTGCCGAACTGCAGGCTGAGGCGCTGCGCATCGCGACGGAAGCCGCCGGGCTGCGCTTCGTGCTGAACCCGCTCAGCCACGGCAACCTGACGATGGAGATCATCGAAACGCAGGGCCGCGCGCTGGCCGAGAGCGACGGCAAGGTGCTGGGCTACTGCGCTTCGGGCAACCGCTGCACGGTCCTGTGGTCTTTTGCCATGGCCGGGAAGCTGCCGACGGATGAGATAATCGCCGCAGGCACGCGGGCCGGGTATCAGACCGAAGGCCTGCGCCCGCAGATCGAGCAGCTGGCCGCCCAAGGCTAA